One stretch of Periplaneta americana isolate PAMFEO1 chromosome 1, P.americana_PAMFEO1_priV1, whole genome shotgun sequence DNA includes these proteins:
- the LOC138703293 gene encoding pupal cuticle protein-like: MEIHRFAAVSALLLAFTVAATAQHQQSYEPQPYAQPQRPLPAIIMHKQALSQDGAFNYAFAADNGLQQGESISPDGTRRGSYSYVDPNGKKISVKYTAGKDGFRILEGDHLPRAPAPVAAAPAPVHSAAPQNGFIPRASPYVAGSPYTSSYQSANTNAIYRGQASPYYKVQDDYEKGAGSQQAYKSVYQSTAPATFPGGEQRRPRPIIAQPSAQYSNGQPDAEGRQEPHSFGSGYAFEFAG; the protein is encoded by the coding sequence AGGTTTGCAGCAGTATCAGCCCTGCTCCTAGCTTTCACGGTGGCGGCGACCGCACAGCACCAACAATCCTACGAACCTCAGCCGTACGCCCAGCCTCAGCGCCCTCTCCCCGCCATCATCATGCACAAGCAGGCTCTTTCTCAAGACGGTGCATTCAACTACGCCTTCGCTGCCGACAACGGCCTGCAGCAGGGCGAATCCATCAGCCCAGATGGCACAAGAAGGGGCTCCTACTCCTACGTCGACCCTAACGGCAAGAAGATCAGCGTCAAGTACACAGCTGGCAAAGACGGCTTCAGGATCTTGGAAGGCGACCACCTTCCCAGGGCCCCCGCCCCTGTAGCTGCTGCCCCAGCACCCGTGCACTCAGCTGCACCTCAGAATGGCTTCATCCCCAGGGCATCGCCTTATGTAGCCGGCTCACCATATACGAGCAGCTACCAGTCAGCAAACACCAATGCCATTTACAGAGGTCAAGCAAGCCCCTACTACAAGGTTCAGGATGATTATGAGAAGGGTGCCGGCAGCCAGCAGGCTTACAAGAGTGTGTACCAGTCGACGGCACCTGCTACCTTCCCAGGGGGTGAGCAGAGGCGCCCTCGCCCCATCATCGCCCAGCCTTCTGCCCAGTACAGCAACGGCCAGCCAGACGCTGAGGGCAGGCAAGAACCCCACAGCTTTGGCAGCGGATACGCTTTCGAATTTGCAGGATAG